TTTTTATTAAAACTAAAAGAGCTATAATCGTTCTCCTTTTTGTAATATGAATTCTTTTTCCATCGTTGAATTCTATAAAATAGCCATTAATTTCCTTATCTCTACTTTTATAGATTTCTTTGATGTCTGTTAATTTTAGCATATTTTTCTTCTAATTGCTCACAACGGTCTCGTATAAGCGTAGTGCGGGTTTAAAAGCACTTTACTTTCAATTTAGTAATATGTTTGTTAACATTCTATTCATTCAATTTTGCACTATTTTCCCGCATTACGTTTATACATTGTTGTACAGCGTTTTTATTCTATCGGAATACAAAAATCAACAATTGCTTTCCTTTCAGGATGCTCATTGAAATTATTGTGGTAAATCTCAAAAGGTTCTCTGTCAGCTTTTTTGTATCCATTTTCGTTCATCCAGACGAATAGTCCAGTCCACGATTTTTCAAATTCGTTTAGCCCAATTTCAAAACCACCAACTATAAATTTTCCAGTTTCGATTGTTGTCAGTCCAATTTCTCCTTCTGTTTCGATTGATTCATTCAATAAGAGTGAAGCACTCATTCTTACTTTACCTGCTTCTGTTACTTTAAAACTGTCGTGATAAATCGTAATCATTTTAGTTTGGTTGTTCATCAAGCCTTTCGGTGTTGCCCACTGTATTAGTTTTCCGTAAGCCGTCTCAAGATTTTGAGGTCCAATACTCGAAACATAAGCCAAGTCCATTTTCGGCATTTCTTTAATTTCAATGTTTGCATTCATTTTTATCCAATTTTTTAGATTATTAATGACGCAAATATATTTTTCATAGTCAGGATATTCTTGTCCGTTCTTGCTTTCAAGTTGACGAATCTTACTATGTCTGTTTGGGTTTTGCTTTTTAAATTCTGTTGGGCTTACTCCAAAATACTTTTTGAAAGTTCTTGAATAAGACGAATTATCGCTAAAGCCATATTTGTGGGCTATTTCCGTTGCTGTAATATTTTTATGCAATAAGTCGGATGCGGACCTTTCAATTCTTCTTCGTGTTACATATCCGTTCAGAGTTTCGCCTGTTATGAATTTAAATACTCGATGAAAATGAAATGGTGAGAAAAAAGCAATTTCAGACACTTTATTCAACGATAAATCAGATTCCAAGTTTTGGTCAATGAATTCAAAAACTCGATTAATTCGAATCTTGTAATCAGCTTGTATTTCTTTATTTGTTATCATTCGTCAAATGCTGTACAACTATGTAGATATACGGAACATACCGCATAACCTTCCATTTATGGTTAAATGTAATACTTTTTTACTATAAATCTATATATTCGTAGTATGGCACCAGTTCTCGATTTTGTGAAAATAATGGAAGTTAAAAGGTATAGTAATAATACCATTGATAGCTATGCATCTGTAATAAAAATGGCTGAGCATTTCTTTAAAACACCTTTGAACAAGGTAAATGAAACAGAATTACACAGGTATTTTTATCACATGGTGCATACAAAAAAAGTATCCCATTCCTATCAAAAACAGATTGCTATGGCCTTAAAGCTTTACTACAGGGAACTGTTTGGGCGGCAAATTAATTTGGAGTTATTGATTTCTGGCAGAAAACCTAGTAAGCTTCCGGTAATAATCGCCAAAAAAGATGTTATAAAGATTATAGAAAAGGCAAACAACATCAAGCATAAAAGTATGATTGCACTGGCCTATAGTTCGGGTTTAAGGGTTGGTGAGCTTATTGCCCTAAAAATTAACGACATAGACTCCTCCAGGATGGTCTTGCATATCAAGCTTGGTAAGGGAGGTAAGGATCGGATAGTTCCGCTATCTGAAAGGGTCCTGCATATGCTTCGCGAGTATTATAAAGAATATGCACCAAGCAATTATTTGTTTGAAGGGCAAAAAGGCGGAAAATATTCCTCTTCCAGTTTTAATAAGCTATTGAGGG
The nucleotide sequence above comes from Flagellimonas sp. HMM57. Encoded proteins:
- the xerA gene encoding site-specific tyrosine recombinase/integron integrase encodes the protein MAPVLDFVKIMEVKRYSNNTIDSYASVIKMAEHFFKTPLNKVNETELHRYFYHMVHTKKVSHSYQKQIAMALKLYYRELFGRQINLELLISGRKPSKLPVIIAKKDVIKIIEKANNIKHKSMIALAYSSGLRVGELIALKINDIDSSRMVLHIKLGKGGKDRIVPLSERVLHMLREYYKEYAPSNYLFEGQKGGKYSSSSFNKLLREATKRAKINKHITAHTLRHSYATHLLEKGTDIRVIQKLLGHSSIKTTMVYTQVSQPSLLNVASPFDD
- a CDS encoding GyrI-like domain-containing protein translates to MESDLSLNKVSEIAFFSPFHFHRVFKFITGETLNGYVTRRRIERSASDLLHKNITATEIAHKYGFSDNSSYSRTFKKYFGVSPTEFKKQNPNRHSKIRQLESKNGQEYPDYEKYICVINNLKNWIKMNANIEIKEMPKMDLAYVSSIGPQNLETAYGKLIQWATPKGLMNNQTKMITIYHDSFKVTEAGKVRMSASLLLNESIETEGEIGLTTIETGKFIVGGFEIGLNEFEKSWTGLFVWMNENGYKKADREPFEIYHNNFNEHPERKAIVDFCIPIE